TAAATTTGCTTGAAATCTTATACTTCACCACCTAGGGGTGCTTGGAATCACCACCAAGCTTAGATAACCAtctctaacaaaaataaataaataatcaaattctAATCCCTAAAACCATcctgatagtctcttttaataGACTTCAACAAGTAAATAAAGTCATCATTACAACTCATAATATCCTAAACAACATTAAATTCAAACTTAACAAATAATATACGAgtttgaaataagaaaaaaaaaatctgaaaaattattttggttatGCTACCTGCACCATCTATACTTCGTTTTTCAGTTCTTCAATTTATTATTGCATCGTTTTTGTTTTGTCTTGCAACACTTCTAAACTAATCTTTGGGCATTCACAATTAAGGCACTCTAAAATCTTTTACTAAGTCTGGAAAATTCAAATAGATATGTCTACTTCTTGTAAACAGTCAACATTGACAGAGAGATTTGCTTGTGATAAGCAAAGGGAAAAATTTTCTATGCTAAATTAACGTCAACTGTCTTGTGGGTAAAAAGTCAAGAAAGTTAAGGgaggaaggaaaaagaaaggagaaagcAAGAAAGTTAAATTGTAAGGATTAACTTACCCAAATGACTACTGATCTGCTCTTATAAAGTTTTAGTTCCTGTAAATTCCtttatgtccaaaatatttACAGAAAGAATGCCCTTCCCATTTCACTgtctcaaaatttaaaaatgtatatgAACACTAGCTACAAGACtgataaatcaaataaatagtGACAGAGAAAGACTAGGGGTCAAAGGTATGCACCTACTGGAGTATCATCTGAGGTGAGGAGCTGAAGATGTGACTAAGATGATAAGTCTGAAAAGGTCGCCCAATGGATTAACCAAGTGCTATACAAGATCATGGAACATCTCAATGCTGTATTGTACTGTACAAGGTTGTATAAACAAATTCAGATAACTAATTTAGTCAAGAAACATTGCTACCTTATCTTTGAGACTGCTCTTCTTTTTCATCAGGGGCTCTATTTCATCTCCAACAACAGTATTCTGACTTTGCCTTTCAAACTCATAGGCAAATTCCATATCCTTTATAAAAGATCTATTCTCCTGCTCAAAGGGTTTCTTGAGCAAGGGACCCAAAAACAGATCCAACATGTCCTGAGCAGGATCTCCTGTTCTCCTGTCAATGATTGCAATTTCTTCACTGGCTAAACTCACAGTGGAACTATGAGAAGCTGTCACTTCTTCAGTGGTTGAACTTTGGTTACCATTTGGGGCATCAAGCAATCTCACTGAGACATTACTGGAAGAGACCATTGTGGGGACTATTCTTTCTGATCTGCATTCTCTATTTGACACTTGTTGCTCCTTATTCTTCTCAGCTTTGACATACTGCAAGCAGAGGACAGAAACTTAAGATTTTTAAACAGAACTGTTCTAGGAACAAATCCATTCTTCTCGGCTTTCACATACCGCAAGCAGATGACAGAAACTTAAGATTTTTTAACAGAACTGTTCTAGGAACAAATCCATAACTAAAATTTTCTCCACTCGATTATCATGTATTAAATTGCACAACCCTTAAACACTGTTTAATAAATGTAGAATATTTAGTAAACAATATCTATGCAAATTTTAAGAATCAAATAACACGACAAGCTATTTCTAATTATGGAGAGAGCGAATCACCTCTTCAGCAATGGTCATCAGATCATCCATTGTCAGCtccacatcatcatcatttggAAGCTGAATGTCAAAATCTTCACCCCTTCCAAAGTCAGAACCCTTTGCCTTTTGTCTTTTCCGTGCAGTAGGTTCCCTAAGTTTTCTCCCAAGCCTattatcctttttcttcttgGTAACAGTTTCAGTGATGATACCATCAAGGTTTGAATCCTGTAGACctgcttttcttcttttctttgtttcacattttaaaagaaaatgtgaaTTCACCCCTTTTTCTTGGACCAGGATCCCTTTTCCAGGTGCTTTAGTCATATTTTTTGCTTCAGAATGGCAAGCTTGGGGCAAAAGTCCCTCATCTGCATGGTGGTTGTTTTTATCTACATCATCAGACTTTCTCTCTTGGTCAGCAGCAGCTACACCCAGCATCCATACCGGTAAACGCCGTCGACTTCCCTCATTAGGAGCAACTCCAaccatttcttttcttcctgTGTAATTTCAGACATTTCGATAAAGAATATcaagcaaaatagaaaaagggagggggggaagaaaaaaaacagaagaagaagatttttgtATCATATGTACCTACTAATtcaataaataatagaaaataaacaacATGGGAAGATCAGTACAAAATTGAATAGTAAGAAGGATACCTAGAAGAAAGATTAGTTCTTTATACAAGAAAAAGCATAGGGAATCACAAAAATGTAAAACAGTTAAACCAAGGCTATCAATAAGGTAGCTCAAATCTAAGAAAATGACCTTCCAGAATGCTTGGACCTGTACCATTAATCCATTATAACACTTAAAGACCTGTACTGGATAAACAGACATTCAGTGTGAAGGCCCAAACACATGGCATCAACAGTGGCTTAAGCCATGCTCAACGGCGTCCTTCGCAAACAGTTGACATCAAACTCTACATCTGAATTTGGAGTATCTTacttcaattcaattcaaagtGTTCAATAAACAATGTCACATCAGAAACAAGGGCATAGTGCTATTTATGGGGAAAACTAATATAGAATGGATGAAAAAAAGTAGATGAGTTGGTACTTGGAGATAAATTaagtagatttttcaaaacatgAGGCTCACATTTCCACATTTTCACATAGAAATTTCTCTATTAAGAAGTACTttgttagtgttttttttttttttttaataggtgatAAAAGCTTTATTGAAGGAAAAGTACATCGTGTTCATAATGATGAACACTATATACTTGAAAAAATAACAGATACATCAAGAAATGGAAATAAGTAGGATTTCAGAAAAAGGCCTAACAGAAAGTAGGATTTCAGAAATGGAAATAAGTAGTGTAAAACCCCATATAAGAGACCACTCATACAAAGTCCCAACTAATAGAGACTTCAAAAGATCTAAAGGTCTttcaatatcttcaaaagtaCGGTTATTGCATTCTCTCCATATTAATCACATTTAAAGAAGCTGGTACCATATTCCAAAGATTTGAATGATgtttccccaaccaattcctcaatgcaaaaagaagagaagcaACTCTCTCCAGCATGACCCACTGGATCCCAAATATCAAAAAACTTCACTCCACAAGGCATGAGCAAACTTACAATGGATCAAAAGGTGATCCACATATTCCCTATCACAACAATACAAGCAACATCAATTAACTAGGGGCAAACCTCTTTTAAAAAGATTATCAATGGTAAGGATACTACCTCTAGCTAGTCTCCATAAAAAGAACGACACCCTTTTGTGTGCCTTTAAACACCAAATGCTCTTCCAAGGGAAAAGATAAGTAAAAGGATTGGACAAAAAATTATAGGAGCGCACATCAAAAAATACGAGTCCAGTCAACTGCCAAGTCAATTTATCATCACCCTCACCCCTTGGCATATTGGAATAAAGGAGCTTGAAAAGATTACACACACCTTCCAATTCCCAGTCATGTAAAGCTCGTTGAAATTATAAATTCTAACTTCTATATCCCCCTTCTAATGCAGGAATAATCAAGTTAGAAATTCAAGCTTCTTTAGAAacaaagcaagcaaacaaatcGGGATACAGATCTTTTAGAGGAGTATGCCCATACCAAGGATCGTACTAGCATCGAATACGATGACCCTCTCCACAGCATACACCACTTGTCCGAACAAGCTTTCTGCACCAGCCCAAATATTCTTTCCACATCCCATAACCATGAGTCCCTCTAACAGCTCTAGAGTACCAGCCCCCTTTATCCTCAACGTATTTATTAGTTATAACTTGATGCCATAAACGATTAACTTCCTTCCCAAATTGCCATAACTACTTGCCAAGCAAGGCTTGGTTAACCCAATCTTCCGGATCCCTAAACCACCTCCCTCCACCGGCAAGCAAACCTTATCACAGGCGAGGCGACTAAAGAAGTACTCTGTTAGTGAAGCGGAATTCAAACCAAAATACATTGTTAGTCCTTAAACCTTAGCTCgtgaatgattttattttagtcccTCAAGTACACCCTAATTACATATATCCTAATTTTGACTAATTCATGAACCTCAAATCCTTTAATGTTAACAATTTTTCCAACAGTTGAGAGTATATAATTGAAGATCAAATCCTATACtatatacatttatatataaaccCCATTTGGTTGCAGACATACATACAGAAATATCATAAGAAAAACCGAAACTCTAAGCTTAATTTGCTAAATCATCTCAAATAACCCAAAATGCAAATCCCCGTAACAGGTTTTGTATGACAATACAAAATTCACATGAATTTTTGAGATAACTCATTGCGCTCAGTGTGTATGAAGGCATACCTGAAGTTGAACACCCGATATGGCAGCGCGGATCAACGAATGATATGATATTtcttttgtctctctctctctctctctctcaattttctttcactaaaaactaaaatcattAGGTTTTCAAGATTGGAGAAGCAGTCAAGTTCGTCTCCAAACTTCTAGTTTTGGTTTCAGCATTTGAATTTTGTGTACAGTGTTTGTGCTTTTTGATCTCTGAAATTTGGGCAAAATTTGCTATTTAGActgaatttagaaatttttttggaaaatagcaTGCGCGTCAaactaattagattttttttgaaactcaagtttgccaaactcgattttgggctgGAAAGCAAaccttatagtggcgttttttagtTCCTATAGCAGCGTTATAAAAAAAGGCCACTATAGGGTACATATAGTGGCGTTCGCCactataatttgaattttggactggaactcgagttccaaaatcaatccaactaactaaatagtttgaTGCGCATGCTGTTCACAAAAGAATTTTCTGAAAACAGTCTAAATACCAAATTTTGCCCTGaaatttgtgtttatgtttgatGTTTAGACCCAATagattttgtaaaatattcTTCAAACAACTGTGTTTATCATTGGAAATATACCATTTTTGTCGCAACATTTTTtggacaatttttattttggtccttagtttttttttttttttttcttcttattttaataccccaaagtaaaaaaaatttctcaacttCATTCATACCATCATCTCATTAATGGAAATATCCTACATGGCAAACAGATTACATCGCAATGATGTTGACATGGccattataataatattaaaaaaatttatttgatatttaaaatatgccacattttaattaaaaataaaaaaattactttttttgattttaatgattgagaaacaaaaaaaaatctataataattttctcaacttttctttaacttttttgacaaccaaacacaacatcacaaaaatcaaatttaccaatcttgaaacataaaaatcaaCCTAATACTAAATCATCAAAAATCGTTTGAAACtccacaaacccaaatcaaaaccccaagGTCCCCAACCtacttataattttaaaaaaatttcaagcactctctctctccctctctctgaaCAAGTTCAActttctctctaaactagtttATCTCACTCTTTTAAATCATCGTGATTGGCCAAGTCAGACCTAGCTTAGTGACCATGCCACAACCACCAACGGCAATGGCTCTTCCTCTCACAACCAACCAAACCTagaggtctctctctctctctctctctctctctctctctctctctctctctctctctctctctctctctctctctctctctctctctctctctctctctctctctctctctccatggcCAAAAACTAGTGGTGGCTTTCTTTCTAAACCCTTAGATGAAAACCCAGTGGTGAGGGTTGACTTGGTTTTGGGATCTAGGTTTGATTGTTTAAtttgggtgagagagagagagattgagatcGATGGTGCTAATTTGattgtttgagattttttgtttggattgatttggtactttgggatttgatgattttgcttaaatttgagaaaatggGGGCTTTgggatttattattttgtttttaagctGAATTATCAaggttttttgtgtgttttctttcccatgaaaatttatgggtttacaaatttgttgaagattggtttggttgctgggtttatgcatttatttttggggtttttaagtttgatttgtTGGAGGTTTCggtgttaaattgttaattggTCGATTAGGTATGTCTTGATTTGGGGAAGAACAAGAAGCTTATGTTTTGAGTTAAATCTtcaatattttttgtgtttatttccTAAGAAAATTACTAGATTTATGGATTTGCTAAAGATTGGTTTGTTTATAGGTTTATGTGtttattttctgggtttatgaGTTTGATTTGCAGGAGGTTTCGATGTTGATTCCGTTAAAATTTAATGAGTTTGATTGTGAGTGGGTTGGT
This genomic stretch from Quercus lobata isolate SW786 chromosome 3, ValleyOak3.0 Primary Assembly, whole genome shotgun sequence harbors:
- the LOC115979184 gene encoding uncharacterized protein LOC115979184 isoform X2; translation: MVGVAPNEGSRRRLPVWMLGVAAADQERKSDDVDKNNHHADEGLLPQACHSEAKNMTKAPGKGILVQEKGVNSHFLLKCETKKRRKAGLQDSNLDGIITETVTKKKKDNRLGRKLREPTARKRQKAKGSDFGRGEDFDIQLPNDDDVELTMDDLMTIAEEYVKAEKNKEQQVSNRECRSERIVPTMVSSSNVSVRLLDAPNGNQSSTTEEVTASHSSTVSLASEEIAIIDRRTGDPAQDMLDLFLGPLLKKPFEQENRSFIKDMEFAYEFERQSQNTVVGDEIEPLMKKKSSLKDKHLVNPLGDLFRLIILVTSSAPHLR
- the LOC115979184 gene encoding uncharacterized protein LOC115979184 isoform X1; its protein translation is MPCGVKFFDIWDPVGHAGESCFSSFCIEELVGETSFKSLEYGRKEMVGVAPNEGSRRRLPVWMLGVAAADQERKSDDVDKNNHHADEGLLPQACHSEAKNMTKAPGKGILVQEKGVNSHFLLKCETKKRRKAGLQDSNLDGIITETVTKKKKDNRLGRKLREPTARKRQKAKGSDFGRGEDFDIQLPNDDDVELTMDDLMTIAEEYVKAEKNKEQQVSNRECRSERIVPTMVSSSNVSVRLLDAPNGNQSSTTEEVTASHSSTVSLASEEIAIIDRRTGDPAQDMLDLFLGPLLKKPFEQENRSFIKDMEFAYEFERQSQNTVVGDEIEPLMKKKSSLKDKVAMFLD
- the LOC115979184 gene encoding uncharacterized protein LOC115979184 isoform X3, encoding MVGVAPNEGSRRRLPVWMLGVAAADQERKSDDVDKNNHHADEGLLPQACHSEAKNMTKAPGKGILVQEKGVNSHFLLKCETKKRRKAGLQDSNLDGIITETVTKKKKDNRLGRKLREPTARKRQKAKGSDFGRGEDFDIQLPNDDDVELTMDDLMTIAEEYVKAEKNKEQQVSNRECRSERIVPTMVSSSNVSVRLLDAPNGNQSSTTEEVTASHSSTVSLASEEIAIIDRRTGDPAQDMLDLFLGPLLKKPFEQENRSFIKDMEFAYEFERQSQNTVVGDEIEPLMKKKSSLKDKVAMFLD